In the Mycolicibacter minnesotensis genome, GCCACTGTCGGCGCGAGCGGTCACGTCGGCCTGATACAGCTTGCCGCGCGGTTGATAACCCGGGATGGTGACGTTGGCCGGGCCCAGATTGCTGACCGTGTACGACGTCACCATCGCGCCGTCGTTGAGCTGTGACGGCGTTCCGAACGGCTGAATCGCCGGCTCGGCGGCCGCGGTGCCGGCGGCAAATACACTCAGCGCAGCGATTCCGGCCGCACCAGCGGCTGCTTTGACCGCAGTTGTGGAGAGCTTCATTTCTGACTCCTCCGATTCCTTTCGATTTTTGGCGGCAGTCCGCTTTTCTGGAACCTGGCCGCGCGTCTCACAGCGCTTACCCCGTGCGACCGACGGCGAAACCTGGTGGTGCTTGCGCACAGTGGGGAAATTGTGGATAGTTACGCCAACCTCGGGCGTTCAGCAGACAGCGCCGGTACGGATCGACCTTGCATCCATTCCTGCGTTTCAGACCGCGGATCGCCCACCGGCCAAGGGATCAACTCATACTGTGCGGGGTGCGAGAAGGCGGGTTTGCGGTGATCGGGGATGTCAACGCTGAATGTGCGGGACCCGCGGGCGGTGAAGCCGAGGTGCACAACGGACTCGACTTGGTGGTCGGTCACGGCGAACCTCAGCGAGTCGGCAGGTTCCGGTACTGGCTCGGCGAACAGCGCTGGGAATGGTCGGACACGGTGGCCCGAATGCATGGCTACGAGCCGGGTACCGTTGCACCGAGCACCGAGCTGCTGCTGCAGCACAAGCATCCCGAAGACCGCCCGCAGGTGGCCGAAGCCCTGGAGCGCGTGCTGCGGGGCGAGCCGTTCAGCAGTCGACACCGGATCATCGACACCGGGGGGCTAGAGCACTGGGTGATCGTCGTCGGCGACCGAATGCTCGATGACGCCGGAGTGGTCACCGGAACGGCCGGCTTCTACGTCGATGTCACCGATGTGGTGCAGGCCGATGTCAGCGCAGCGGTATCCGAAGTCGCCGAATCTCGCGCGGTGATCGAACAGGCCAAGGGAGTCCTGATGGTCGGCTACGGCATCTCCGCCGAACGGGCGTTCGACATCCTGGTGTGGCGTTCGCAGGAGACCAACGTCAAGGTACGCGACTTGGCCACTCGATTCGTGGCTGCCTTCACCGGCAGACTCCCCGCCGAAGTGCTCTCCGACCTCGACCACACCCTGCTGACCGTGACCTGAGCCCAGCGCCGGCCGCACTGGTGAGGTCACCGCCCCGCGTGGGTAACCACCGAGCCGAAGGCGGTGAACACGCGCGCGGAGACAACGCGAACCGGCTGGCGCAGCACCGGATCGGCTGACCGCATCCCCCCACCATGTCGCTACGACTGGTCGCAGCCCTATCTTCGCTCCGCCCCCGCGACCCGAATGAGGCGAATCCATAGTTCCGCGATCAGGCATTGCACGGCAGCCGATGGGCGCGAAAGTGCCATACAGCGTCTAATTCAAAGAAATACTCAAATTTATTTCAGTAGTTACACATTCACGCAGGTAGATGAACTACCAGCGCCGCCTCGCCGTCATGCCACACCGGAGCAAAGCCATCAACAAAGAAGTTAATATGTTGCACCGCAATCGAATTCAATCGGGCGGCGCGGCTCCGTTACCGAATCGTTGCAGAATCGCGGCGAACGGCGTACGTTCGTCACTAGGTTGAGTTAACAGCCACCCGGAAGACGCGTCACCCACGCTAGCCAGGGAGGCATTCTCCCTGCATCTCATCCGTGAAGGTGAAACTCGCATCGACGCGATCCACAGTACGAGTTTCGACTGATGGAGCACTGCAATGCCCGCTTTGAATACCGCCGGATCAGCGCGTTCGGCCTCTCGATCACATGCCCCTTCCCCGTCCGATACCTGGACGAGCCACACCGCGCGGGGCGCCATCCACTGGGGGCGCAGCGGTGCGGTGGTCAGCGTGGAGGGCGAACTGGACGCCTCCAACGCCAGCCACTTGGCAGACTACGTGCAGCGTTGCGCGTGCCACTGCGCTTGGCTGATCCTCGACCTCGACGCCCTGAAGTTCATTGGCACCGCTGGTTTTTCGACTTTGAAGACGATCGCCGACCGGTGCGCCGAAGCCCAGCTCTATTACACGATGGTTCCCGGCACCGAGGTTGAGCGACTGCTGCGCATCTGCGATCCCGACCACGCGTTGCCGACAACGCCGTCGAGGGCCGACGCACTGGCCGGTGCGCAGGTCTTCCAGCAGGTCCGCTGACCCACACACACCAGCCAGCAGCTAGCCGACCCGGCCCTGCAGCTGGCGGGCCGCAAAGTCGGCGCCCTGCTGAACCATCGTCGGGTCTTCGTCGGCGTAGCTGTCATGGGCGGCAAAGTTCATGCCGTCGGAACAGACGGCGTCCTCTGCAGCACACACCGGCAGCGTCTTCGTCTGGTACAGCGGACCGATCACGATCGTGGGCTCGTTGAGGAAGTTCATCGCCCGCTCATTGGGCATCGCGAACAGCACTACCGCAGCCACATGGTCGGCGACCTCGGGGTCCAGCGGCTTAGGCACAGTCGCTGGGTCGACGCCGTCGGGAACCTGGGCCGAAGTGACAAAGCCCATGACCGCGGCACCTTGGGAGTAACCCCCGAGCACCATCTTGGTGCTCGGACAGGTAGTGGCTCTCGAGACCACATGCGCTCCCGCGTCCCGAATACCGTCGACCCCGGTGTCCCACTGGTCGCTCGCCGGGTAGTCCACCGCATACACCGCCGGACCGGTTCCGATGCGCGTGGTGAGCGCATTGAGGAAAGCCTGGCCGGTCGGACCCAGGCCCGGAGGCTCACCGGTGCCCCGGGCAAACACCAACTCGGTATCGGGACAGGGCTCAGCTTCGGCAGCCGGAATGATCGGACCCACCAGGGTCGCGGCACCCGTGGCGACTGCGGTAACGGCTAGGGGACCAAGAGAATTGATGATGTCACGGACAAACATGTCCGTTAAGGTGCCCGCGCCGACGGCGGCTCAAACCGCCTTCTTCGATTGTCTTGCGGAACGTTTGCAGGCCGGGACCCGGACCACGGCGTCCGAGCTCAGTACCAGTAGCGTCTGCCTCCCACCGGCCGGCCGAGAGCGCCCAACAGCCAGAACACCGCGCCGACCACCAGCAAGACTATGCCAACCGCCCACAGGACGTAGATGTTGAAGACCATGCCCACTATCAGCAGCACAAGTCCGACGCCGATCATGAGCCACACCCCAGGATCGCGTCGGCGTCGGCGGCCGCCGACGTGTCATCACACAGCATTTGTTCCATCACAGCGTGATACCCGAGAGACCGGGGGGCAAAACCTATCTCAGTTCGGCCGCTCAGGCACCACGCCCATCCGGGAGCCGATCCGTGAAGCCAGACTTACTCAGGCCGAAAAGCGATCGCCAGTGCCAGCAGATCGACCGCCAGCAGCGCCCACCCCGCAGCCGGTACCAGCCATCCACGCCGTCTGCCCGCTGTGAAGAACGAGGCCAGGATAGTCAGCACAGCATGAACTCTCCCTTCGGTGCAGCGGACCGTTTCCGTAGGTGTCGACCGCTCAGTTCTTGCCGCCGGTCCTAGCGATCGTCCCGGCCAGGTGCACGGGCTGCGTTGCCTCCGACACTGCAGAAGCAGCGCCGTGGCGCACGTCGGTAGAAGACGCGGCCAAAGACGTTGCAATCATCAGCTTCTCACCGTTTTTCGGCGATCCGCCACGACGGCACCGAACTAGTCTTTCCCTTTTTCCCTGGGCTGAAACCACGGTTTGCCAGCGGACTGCAACGGGTATCAATCGTCTCGTTGTGATGAGTCAGATCCTTACCGTGGTGGCCGTGTCGGGCGGCGCGCTGTTGTTCACGTCGGCGAGTGGCGACGCGGTCGCCGCTGGGTGCGCCGACATCGCGGTGGTGTTTGCGCGCGGCACCGGGGAAGCCCCCGGCGTCGGTTGGATGGGCCAGCAGTTCATCGACGCGCTGCGATGGCGCACCTGGGGGCGCGCACTGGATGTCTACCCAGTGGACTTTCCCGCCGTGCCCGAGTTCGAGCCCTCGGCCGCCGGTATCGCCAACGCCGCCGCTCACCTCCGCGATCTCTACACCAGGTGTCCCGGTACCCAGCTCATCGTCGGCGGGTACTCGCGTGGTGCGGCACTGATCGGATATGTGACCGATCCGGCATCGGCCGGCAAGTTCGGAGCCTCCCTGCCTCCCGAGGCTGCCAGTCACGTCGCCGCCGTGGCCTTACTGGGCAGACCGTCCGCAGCGTTCTTGTACTCAATCGGGGCCCCACCGCTGTCCATCGGACCGAGCTACGCCGCCAAGACCATCGACTTGTGCGCGCTCGGCGATCCTGTCTGCTCGGCGGGCGACAATGGAGCCGCGCATACCGCGTACGCCGCAAATGGCATGACCGCTGAGGCCGCAGACTTTGCCGTCGACCACCTGAGGCCACTTGAAGCCGTTCCGGGGCAGCCGCTCTAGCGTGTGGTGGCTGTCCGCCACATTTTCCGGAGAGTACAGGCACTGCCGCGCCACACTGACACGTTTCGGTCCTTCCCCGCGGGGTACAGATTCGAGTATGACGTCGCTATGGCTCGCCAACAGGATTGAAACGTCGCCGGATTCGGGCAGAGCTGAGGATCTGCCCGAGCATGCCGACGTGGTGGTGGCGGGCGCCGGCATTACCGGCCTGATGACCGCGCTGCTGCTGGCGCGAGCGGGCCGCCAGGTGCTGGTGTTGGAAGCCCGCACGGTTGGCGCCTGCGCGACCGGAAACACCACCGCCAAGATCAGCCTGCTGCAAGCCACCCAGCTCTCGAAGATCTTGGCCAAGCAGGGCAAGGACCTGGCGGCCGGATACCTGGCCGGCAATCGCGCCGGACAAGACTGGCTGCTGGCGTTCTGCGCCGCCTCCGGGGTGCCGGTCCAGCGCGAAGACGCTTACAGCTTCGCCCAGTCCGAGCACGGGGTGGCCGCAGCCCGCGCCGAGTTCGAAGCCTGCCGTGCGCTTGGGCTGCAAGCTACGTGGGAAGCACACGCCGACACGCCATTTGATTACCACGGCGGGGTCCGGCTTGAAGAACAAGCGCAGTTCGATCCGATGCTCTTTCTCGACGCGCTCCGCGCCGAGCTATGCGCGAGCGGCGGACAACTGCTGGAACACACACGCGTGCAGCATGTTTCCAGCAGGCACCGCATCCTTCGCCTACGCCTCGACACGCCCCGTGGGCATGCCGAACTGCGGGCCGCTCAGCTGGTGCTGGCCACCGGAGTCCCGGTACTGGACCGTGGTGGATACTTCGCCCGAGTCAAACCCAGCCGCTCATACTGCATGGCATTCGAGGTACCCGGCGACATCACCCGGCCGATGATGATCTCCACCGATTCACCGACCCGGTCATTGCGCTACGCCCCGGCCAACGGATCGCGGCTACTGCTGGTCGGTGGGGCCGGGCACACCGTAGGCCGCGAGAAGCACCCGGGCGAAGCACTGGCAGAACTGGAGTCGTGGACCGTCAGGCACTACCCGGGAGCGGTCCGAACGCACCTGTGGTCGGCGCAGGACTATGCCTCTGTAGACGAGCTTCCCTACGTGGGAACTCTCCTTCCTGATAGCGAGACCATCTATGTGGCAACTGGTTTCAACAAATGGGGTATGACGAATGGGGCGGCCGCGGCACTGGCGTTGTCGGGCCGTATCCTCGGTGCGCGACCAGATTGGGACCGAGCGTTTACGACCTGGCGAACCGGCGAGCTGCGCGGCCTGCCCGCGGCCATGGCCGCCAATCTGGCGGTCGGATTCCACCTGGCGAAAGGCTGGATCACCCCGACAGCCCGCCTGGGCCGGGGCCGCTACGGAAATGATGGCGGCGTGGTCAGCGGACCACCCTGGCACCTACAGGCTCAGTGCCAGGTGGACGGGGTCGAGCACCGGCTCTCCCCGGTCTGCCCCCACCTTGGCGGCATCGTCACCTGGAATGAGGTCGACCGGGCCTGGGAATGCCCGCTGCACGGTTCGCGCTTCGCTCCCGACGGCAGCGTGTTGGAAGGTCCGGCCACCCGCGGCCTGACCGCCGACAACTGAGTGGCTACTGCAACTGATCGCGAAGCTTGCCTAGAGATCTGGCCAGCAGTCGGGACACGTGCATCTGTGAGATTCCGACCCGGTCGGCGATCTGCGTCTGAGTCATCGACTCGAAAAACCGCAATACCAGCACCGTGCGTTCACGCTCCGGCAGTGCCTCCAGCAGCGGCCGCAACGCCTCGCGGTCCTCGATCCGGTCCATCCGGGCGTCGACATCGCCGAGTGTGTCAGCAATCGAGCGGGCGTCGTCTTCATCCGAGCCTCCGCCGCCGCCGTCGATCGACAGCGTGTTGTAGGAACTCCCCGCTACGAGCCCTTCGACCACCTCGTCTCGGCTCAACTCGAGTTCAGTGGCGAGCTCGGAGGCGGTGGGCGCCCGCCCCAGGCGCTGCGAGAGTTCAGCGGTAGCGACACCCAGGCGCAGGTGCAGCTCTTTGAGCCGTCGGGGCACCTTGACCGACCAGCTGTTGTCGCGGAAGTGGCGGCGGACCTCGCCCATGATCGTCGGGACCGCGAATGAGACGAAGTCGGAGCCGGTTTCGACGTCAAAACGTGTGACGGCGTTGACCAGGCCCACGCGCGCCACCTGGACCAGATCGTCACGCTGCTCTCCGCGCCCCTCGAACCGGCGCGCGATGTGGTCGGCCAGCGGGAGACACCGCTCCACGATCTTGTCCTTGCGGTTTCGGAAGTCGGCCGAATCGATGTCGTACTCGGCGAGCTCACGAAACATATCGCCGACGTCGGCGTACTCCGATCCGGACTGTGAGCCGCTGCGCGCGGCGCGCGGGCTCACCGCCCGGAGTCCGCCCGGCGGGTTGTCAACGTGACACCGAATACCTCACCCGGACTGTCGGTTTCCTGCCCCTCACGGAACGCCTGCACGTCATCGACCAGCGCAGTGAGCACGTGCCAGCTGAAGCTGCCCGGAACCAGCACACCAGCCGCGGTACCGGCTGCCGACGCCTGGATCGTCACGTGGTCGTCGTGCGGATCGATGACGACCGTCAGCATCGCGCCCGGTGCGGCGGCGCGAATCAGCTGTGTGCACAGTTCGTCGATCGCCAGCCGCAGGTCCGCGACGGTGTCGACATCCAGATCCTCATACGTGGCCACAGCACCCACCAGCATGCGGATCACCGCGAGGCTTTCCAGTCTGGGCGTCACCCGCAGTTCGACGGCCCGTTCGCTGCAGGCGCGCTGCGCCCGATCACTGTCAATATCGGTCATGAAGCCTCCCGGCGAAATCGGACCGAGACTACTGCTGCGCGTCACTCGACTGCCCACCACCCTCGGATCCAGGCATCCTGACGCATTCCGCCCTCAGCCGACGACGTCACCATGGCACGCCGGCTGCCTCGAGATCAGTCATGGCACGTCTGTACCCACTCACCGGTGAACTCAATCACCGGATTGGTACCTGAGTCACAGCACGGCCCGGCCGGAAGTCCGGCCGGGCCGGCGTGACCCCTCGGGTTAGTTCGTCGAAGATTTCTGCCGCGCATCAGCGTGCGCCTGCTGCCACTGATAGTCCACCCTGCCGATCCGGCGATGCTCAAGCAGCAGCCATACCGTGCCGACTGCGGCAGCGAGCACCCCAACGACCGCGACTTCCAGCCCCTGGCGGTCATGACCGGTCCCGAACGCGGCGAGGCAGCCGATCCCGGCCACCATGCCTACCACCAACAGGGAATAGCCCGGCCACCCCAGGACATCGATCATGGCGCGGCCTGCGTGCGGCAACGTCGTCCGAACGTGGTCGCTCGGGTCATGAAACGTGTCACCCACGGCACCCCACCTCCTTCCGCACGCGACGGCAATTTTGGAACCTACGACCCATCGTATGCCGATATGTCGGCCCGGCGCCGGTTTGGCGGATATTCGCAGGGCCTCACCGCGAAGTCACCCCATGCCCATGATCGGTACCGCAGTCACCAACACGACGACCAGCATCAACGTCAACAAGAACCATCCGGCGCCCTGCCAGCCCCACCAGGTGCCCCGCCCGCGCCATACCCGATAGGTGCGCGAGAACGCCCACAGTCCGCCACCGGCCAAGATCGCCGGACCCCCGACGGCCAGCACGGCCCGGTACGGCCTCCCGCACGCCACCGTGGCCGACAGCGGGTCGCAGGAGCTCACCCACAACACCGCCACTACGACGAACACCAATGCCGCGACGGCGGTGGTACCGGTGAAGCGGACAGCCGCTCGCACCTCTTCGTCTTCCTGCCCCAGCCGGTCGCCATCGGGAGTGACGCCCGACCGCCTCCGCGGTTCCACATGTTCCACCGTCCGCGCTGATGAAGTCTGCGTCAAGGCGATTCGACGCCGGGATCAACGTTTGGGCGCTCGACGGTCCGGGAAGCCTTGCCGTTGTGACGGCTCTCGACCTCACGGGTCTGTCACATCCACGAAGGGAGGACCGATGTCCGACGAGGGCGAGGCGGAGCGCGACGCCGCCAAGCATCAGGCCGAGGCCGAATCGGCCCGGGCGGCCGCCAAGGCGGCCGAGGCGCGCGAGCAGTCTCACCAGTAGCCCGCGGGCCTGTCGCTACCGTGCACCCGGTTACATCCGGAGCACATCGGGTACTAAAAGTGTTGAGAGGGAAACGTATCCACGGTTTGGAGCCAGGCGATGGAGATCCTGTTACTGACCGACAGCGGCGAGTTCGCCAGATCGCTGTCTGGTCTGCGCGCATTCAGACATTCGATCGCCCGCGGTACGTTGGCCATCAATACGCGCGCCGACTGCCAGGTAGCCGAGGCTGTTCTGGTGGATGGCACCTGCGACGAGTCCACTGCGCGCGAGAGTTGCCGCAGGCTCGGCGCCTGGGCTCCCTCGGCCGTCGTGCTGGCCGTCGTGGCCGCCGAAGAATTTGCCGCGGTCGGCCTCGGCTGGCATGTCGATGACGTCCTTGTCGCAACCGCCGGCCCAGCCGAGGCGAATGCCAGACTGGAGTTGGCCCTGGCACGCCGGCGCGAATTCGATCCCAACACAGTGCAGTTCGGCGCTCTGGTGATTCGCCCTGACAGCTTCACCGCGTCGCTGTCGGATCGAGATCTTGATCTGACCCTCACCGAGTTCAAGCTTCTTCACCACCTGGTGCGCCATGCAGGCCAGGCGTGCAGCCGGACACGGCTGCTTCAGGAGCTCTGGGCCGGTAAAGGCAACCGACGCAAGGTCGACGTCCACGTGCAGCGGTTACGCGCCAAACTCGGCAGCGAGTACGAGTCGATGGTCGATACCGTTCGCGGGGTCGGCTACATGGCTCCGCGGCCGCCGCAGACGCAGTGGGCCATCGCCAACTGACCGGGTCACAACACCACGAACACGATCAACAGCAGATCGGCTGCGAGCAATATCCAGCCACCGATCCACACCAGGAATCCGAGACGGTGTGTGGCGAAGAAGAAGGCCAGAAGAAACGTCAGCGCGGCGATCACCGGCGCAGCGTGGAACAGCAGGCCGAACGACGTCCCGCCCATTCCGGGGCCCAGGCAAGACGACCTTGCGCATGCGCTGGCACCCGAGGCCCGGGCCAGCGCGAACGTCATCGTCAGCACTGCTGCCGGAGCTGTCAGCAGCGACAATGTCCAGTTGATCCACGTCCAATCACGAGCCGGTTTCTCCAGGACGGCCGGCACTGCGGCGCCCGGCCCCGCGTCGGAGAAGATCGGCCCCATTGTGCGCACGCCGTGATTCACCATGACCCTCAATTCCCCCGGGAAGCAGGCCGCCAAACCCGCAGCCGGCGGCCACCGCCCCCACGCCGGCGGCGAAATTGGCACCATGGCTAGATGAGCTCGGAGCACGCCGACCCGATGGCCCGTTTCTCGGCGTTGACCCGGGACTGGTTCACCGGCACTTTCAGCGCGCCGACACCGGCACAGGAACAGGCCTGGTCGGCGATCGCCGACGGCCACAACACCCTCGTCATCGCACCGACCGGCTCGGGAAAGACGCTGGCCGCATTCCTGTGGGCTTTGGACCAGCTCAGCTCCCAGCCCCGTAAAGCACGGGGCAACGGAACCCGGGTCCTGTACGTCTCACCGCTGAAAGCACTGGCCGTCGACGTCGAGCGCAACCTGAGCACCCCGTTGACCGGCATCGCCCGCATGGCCGCACAGCGCGACCTGCCCGCCCCCGACATCACCGTCGGGGTGCGTTCGGGTGACACATCACCGGCGCGCCGCCGCGAGCTGGTCGCCAAACCGCCCGACATCCTGATCACCACTCCCGAGTCGCTGTTTCTGATGCTCACTTCGGCAGCCCGGGAGACCCTGACCGGGGTGGGAACCGTGATCGTCGACGAGGTGCACGCCGTGGCCGGAACCAAACGCGGAACCCACCTGGCCCTGTCGTTGGAACGCCTCGACGCCATCCTGCCCCACCCCGCCCAGCGGATCGGCCTCAGCGCCACCGTGCATCCCGCCGAGGAGGTCGCCCGATACCTGTCCGGGCAGTCCCCCACCACGATCGTGGCTCCCCCGACAGCCAAGACATTCGAGCTGACGGTCCAGGTCCCCGTCCCCGACATGGCCAATCCGGCTGAAGGGTCGGTCTGGCCGGAGGTGGAAGAACGCGTGGTCGACCTGATCGAAGCCCATCGATCGTCGATTGTGTTCGCCAATTCCCGGCGGCTCGCCGAGCGCCTGACCGGGCGGCTCAACGAGATTCATGCGGAACGCTGCGCCGACATCGAGGGCGCCGCGGTACCGCTGGCCCGGGCGCACCACGGCTCGGTGTCACTGCAGACCCGAGCCGACGTCGAGGAGGACCTCAAAAGCGGGCGGTTGCGGGCGGTAGTGGCCACGTCGAGCCTGGAACTGGGCATCGACATGGGCGCGGTCGATCTGGTCATCCAGATCGAAGCACCCCCCTCGGTGGCCAGCGGCCTGCAGCGCGTCGGCCGCGCCGGCCACCAGGTCGGCGAGATCTCCTCGGGCGTGCTGATTCCCAAGCACCGTACCGATCTGATCGGATGTGGCGTCACCGTGCAGCGGATGCTGGCCGGTGCGATCGAGACCCTGGCCGTACCGGCCAACCCCCTCGACATCTTGGCCCAGCACACGGTGGCCGCCGCCGCCCTGGAGCCGCTGAACGCCGAGGCCTGGTTTGACACGGTGCGTCGCAGCGCCCCGTTCGCGACCCTGACCCGCGGCGTCTTCGAGGCGACGCTCGATCTGCTCTCCGGGAAATACCCCTCGACAGAATTCGCGGAGCTGCGGCCACGGCTGGTCTACGACCGCGACAACGGGATTCTGACCGCTCGGCCGGGTGCGCAACGGCTGGCTGTCACCTCCGGTGGAGCGATCCCCGACCGGGGCCTATTCGCGGTCTATCTGGCGGGCGCGGACAAACCCTCTCGGGTAGGCGAACTCGATGAGGAAATGGTCTACGAGTCACGTCCCGGCGACGTGATCTCCCTGGGAGCCAGCAGCTGGCGAATCACCGAGATCACCCACGACCGGGTGCTGGTCGCCCCGGCACCAGGCCAGCCGGGCCGACTGCCGTTCTGGCACGGCGACGGGGTGGGGCGACCAGCCGAGCTGGGTGCAGCGCTCGGCGCATTCACCGGAGAGTTAGCCGGTCTGGCCCCTGAGGCGTTCGACAGACGTTGCGCAAGTCTGGGTTTCGATGATTTTGCCATCGACAACCTGCGGCGACTGCTCGACGACCAGCGTGCCGCCACCACCACGGTGCCCACCGACACCACCCTGATGGTGGAACGGTTCCGCGACGAGCTCGGGGATTGGCGGGTGGTGCTGCACTCCCCCTACGGCCTGCGGGTGCATGGGCCACTGGCCCTGGCCGTGGGGCGCCGGCTGCGTGACCGCTACGGCATCGACGAGAAGCCGACGGCCTCCGACGACGGCATCGTGGTGCGGTTGCCCGACATGATCCCCGACGGCGATGCCGGTCCGCCTGGCGCGGACCTGTTCGTGTTCGACGCCGACGAAATCGAGCCGCTCGTCACCGCAGAGGTCGGTGGCTCGGCACTGTTCGCCAGCCGATTCCGCGAGTGCGCGGCCCGGGCGCTGCTGCTGCCGCGTCGACACCCCGGCCGCCGGACACCGTTGTGGCAGCAACGCCAGCGCGCCGCCCAGTTACTTGATGTCGCACGCAAATATCCGGCCTTCCCGATCGTGCTGGAGACCGTGCGGGAGTGCCTACAGGACGTCTACGACGTCCCCGCGTTGACCAGGCTGATGGCACAGATCGCCCAGCGCCGGGTGCGCGTGACCCAAGTCGAGACAGTCACCCCGTCGCCGTTCGCGGCGTCACTGTTGTTCGGCTACGTCGGGGCATTCATGTACGAGGGCGACAGCCCGCTGGCCGAGCGGCGCGCCGCGGCACTGTCACTGGATCCCAGCCTGTTGGCCCAGTTGCTGGGCCGGGTCGAGCTGCGCGAGCTGCTCGACCCCGAGGTGATCTCCGGCCTGACCTCGCAACTGCAGCACCTCACCCCCGAGAAGGCCGCCCGCGACGCCGAGGCGATCGCCGACCTGCTGCGGCTGCTGGGCCCGCTGACCACCGAGGAGATCAGCGCGCGGGCCGCGGGAGCGGACGTGGGCGGCTGGTTGGAGCACCTGTTGTCCGCCAGGCGGGTGTTGGTGGTGGCGTTCGGCGGGCAACGCTGGTGGGTCGCCGTCGAGGACATCGGTCGGCTGCGCGACGGGCTCGGGGTGGCGGTACCGCCCGGAGTTCCCACGGGTTTCACCGAGCCGGTGGCCGACCCGTTGGGTGACCTGCTGGGCCGCTTCGCCCGTACCCGGGGGCCGTTCACCACCGGACAGACGGCGCAGAGATTCGGGCTGGGTGTGCGGGTGGCGGCCGATGCGCTGGGCCGGCTGGCCGCCGACAGGCGGGTGATGCGCGGTGAGTTCGCCGACTTTCCGGACTCTCCCGGCGAACAGTGGTGCGACACCGAGGTGTTGCGGATCCTGCGGCGCCGTTCCCTGGCCGCACTGCGCGCGGCTATCGAGCCGGTGTCGCCGGCCGCCTACGGGAGGTTCCTGCCGGCCTGGCAGCAGATCGGTACCTCGGGCGCCGCCACCGGTGGAATCGACGGGTTGGCCGGAGTGATCGAGCAGCTGGCTGGCGTGGCACTGCCCGCATCCGCGGTCGAACCGTTGATCTTCGGTCCGCGGGTCCGCGACTACTCACCGGCCATGCTCGACGAACTGCTGGCCTCCGGGGAGGTGCTCTGGTCGGGCGCCGGAGCTCCCGCCGGAAGTGCGCCGGCAAGCGACGGCTGGATCAGATTTCATACCGCTGATTCGGCGGCACTGACGCTGGCCCCCGTCTCCCCCATCGAATTGGGCGAGACCCACCGGGCCATCCTGGACGCGCTCGGCGGCGGCGGAGCCTTCTTCTTCCGTCAGCTGTGCGGCAACGCGAACGAGGTGGAGTTCA is a window encoding:
- a CDS encoding MPT63 family protein, producing MKLSTTAVKAAAGAAGIAALSVFAAGTAAAEPAIQPFGTPSQLNDGAMVTSYTVSNLGPANVTIPGYQPRGKLYQADVTARADSGTVTPVVADFNARAANSDTYRVVNTVPTPDGISPAPIAQGTAANGKIYFDVTGPAPDGVVYNDGVQDVLVWTSNT
- a CDS encoding PAS and ANTAR domain-containing protein; protein product: MIGDVNAECAGPAGGEAEVHNGLDLVVGHGEPQRVGRFRYWLGEQRWEWSDTVARMHGYEPGTVAPSTELLLQHKHPEDRPQVAEALERVLRGEPFSSRHRIIDTGGLEHWVIVVGDRMLDDAGVVTGTAGFYVDVTDVVQADVSAAVSEVAESRAVIEQAKGVLMVGYGISAERAFDILVWRSQETNVKVRDLATRFVAAFTGRLPAEVLSDLDHTLLTVT
- a CDS encoding STAS domain-containing protein, giving the protein MPALNTAGSARSASRSHAPSPSDTWTSHTARGAIHWGRSGAVVSVEGELDASNASHLADYVQRCACHCAWLILDLDALKFIGTAGFSTLKTIADRCAEAQLYYTMVPGTEVERLLRICDPDHALPTTPSRADALAGAQVFQQVR
- a CDS encoding cutinase family protein; amino-acid sequence: MFVRDIINSLGPLAVTAVATGAATLVGPIIPAAEAEPCPDTELVFARGTGEPPGLGPTGQAFLNALTTRIGTGPAVYAVDYPASDQWDTGVDGIRDAGAHVVSRATTCPSTKMVLGGYSQGAAVMGFVTSAQVPDGVDPATVPKPLDPEVADHVAAVVLFAMPNERAMNFLNEPTIVIGPLYQTKTLPVCAAEDAVCSDGMNFAAHDSYADEDPTMVQQGADFAARQLQGRVG
- a CDS encoding cutinase family protein, which produces MSQILTVVAVSGGALLFTSASGDAVAAGCADIAVVFARGTGEAPGVGWMGQQFIDALRWRTWGRALDVYPVDFPAVPEFEPSAAGIANAAAHLRDLYTRCPGTQLIVGGYSRGAALIGYVTDPASAGKFGASLPPEAASHVAAVALLGRPSAAFLYSIGAPPLSIGPSYAAKTIDLCALGDPVCSAGDNGAAHTAYAANGMTAEAADFAVDHLRPLEAVPGQPL
- a CDS encoding FAD-dependent oxidoreductase, which encodes MTSLWLANRIETSPDSGRAEDLPEHADVVVAGAGITGLMTALLLARAGRQVLVLEARTVGACATGNTTAKISLLQATQLSKILAKQGKDLAAGYLAGNRAGQDWLLAFCAASGVPVQREDAYSFAQSEHGVAAARAEFEACRALGLQATWEAHADTPFDYHGGVRLEEQAQFDPMLFLDALRAELCASGGQLLEHTRVQHVSSRHRILRLRLDTPRGHAELRAAQLVLATGVPVLDRGGYFARVKPSRSYCMAFEVPGDITRPMMISTDSPTRSLRYAPANGSRLLLVGGAGHTVGREKHPGEALAELESWTVRHYPGAVRTHLWSAQDYASVDELPYVGTLLPDSETIYVATGFNKWGMTNGAAAALALSGRILGARPDWDRAFTTWRTGELRGLPAAMAANLAVGFHLAKGWITPTARLGRGRYGNDGGVVSGPPWHLQAQCQVDGVEHRLSPVCPHLGGIVTWNEVDRAWECPLHGSRFAPDGSVLEGPATRGLTADN
- a CDS encoding SigB/SigF/SigG family RNA polymerase sigma factor; its protein translation is MSPRAARSGSQSGSEYADVGDMFRELAEYDIDSADFRNRKDKIVERCLPLADHIARRFEGRGEQRDDLVQVARVGLVNAVTRFDVETGSDFVSFAVPTIMGEVRRHFRDNSWSVKVPRRLKELHLRLGVATAELSQRLGRAPTASELATELELSRDEVVEGLVAGSSYNTLSIDGGGGGSDEDDARSIADTLGDVDARMDRIEDREALRPLLEALPERERTVLVLRFFESMTQTQIADRVGISQMHVSRLLARSLGKLRDQLQ
- a CDS encoding ATP-binding protein, producing MTDIDSDRAQRACSERAVELRVTPRLESLAVIRMLVGAVATYEDLDVDTVADLRLAIDELCTQLIRAAAPGAMLTVVIDPHDDHVTIQASAAGTAAGVLVPGSFSWHVLTALVDDVQAFREGQETDSPGEVFGVTLTTRRADSGR
- the usfY gene encoding protein UsfY, translated to MGDTFHDPSDHVRTTLPHAGRAMIDVLGWPGYSLLVVGMVAGIGCLAAFGTGHDRQGLEVAVVGVLAAAVGTVWLLLEHRRIGRVDYQWQQAHADARQKSSTN